In the Candidatus Poribacteria bacterium genome, ACAAGTTGGGGCATCCAAGACAAATTACCGATTTATTTTCTTAAACTTCATTTATGGTAAACCAGAAAAATAAATAAACATTTTACCCCGGCCTGGTAGGTGCGGTTTCTAACCGCACCCGCAGAATGCCACACGCGCATTCTGACGTTGATTCGCTGAATGTCTAATTAATTCTAGGATTTACCATAGTTTGCGTAGTTTGCGGGCGTATATGCACAATCTAACAGATTATGCTACGAAAGTGGCGACTTGGGTTATTACATTATGCCTCTGCGTCTTAAACGGACATTTTGCTATTGCCCAGAACGCTTACGAGTTAGGAGCAACAGCACTCCAGCAGGGCGACTATGCGGAAGCCGTTCGGTACTTTACCGATGCCGGGAAAGATGAAAAGACGCTTGCTCGTTTAGGGTACACCTATTCCCAGTTGGGTCGCTACGCCGATGCCGCCCGCGCTTATCAGGACGTACTTCGCTTTGATACAGACGAGGAACGCAGCTTAGAAGCCGAAGTTGCGGCATCGCAAGCACTGTTGGGATTGGGGTACATCGCTTATCGACAAGGTAGGTTTGATGAAGCGATGCGATACTATATGGAATTGGTGCAGCGAGGCACGGCGGGTGTCGTCGAGGCACATCACAATCTCGGTCGCATCTATGCAGAACGTGGAGAGATCGAGAACGCAATTGCTGAGCAACGGCAAGCCGTCAAGGGGAATCCTGAATTTGCCGATGCGCATTATCACCTCGGTATCCTTTACAGCCGAAAACAGGAGTGGGGTGCGGCAATTGAAGTGTATCAGAAAGCTGTTGCGTTAGCACCGACGATGCCGAATGTCCATTACCAACTCGCTCGCTGCTATCGACAGATCGGAGATACATTGGCTGCTGAAGCGGCAATGCAGCGGTTTCATGACTTAAAATCTACAGATGTGGAAATCCAGAGAGGCGTTGAGGCGGTTTTTGTCGCCGATGCCGACGAGAAAGCGGAGGTACTACTCAGACTCGCGAATGTTTATGTCAAGCACGAGAAATACGAAGCGGCTGTCCGCGCGTTTGAACGCGTTCACAACTATAGCACTTCGGATATCCACGCTGCGCAGGTGTCCGCTGGACTCGCGAAGATCGCGTTAGATCAAGGAGACGCTGCACAGGCAATTGTTCGCTATGAACGTGCGGTTCAACTCGGTTTGGAGACAGCGGAGATTTACCACAATCTCGGTATCGTCTATATGCAAAGTCGGGATGGAGAGAATGCCTTAAAGCGGTTTCACAGCGCACTTGAAATCAACGCCGATTTGCCAGAATCACTGCTGATGCTGGGTGTGCTCTATGCTGCGAACAGTGATTTTGAAGCATCGGAGACGTATTACCAACAGGCGATAGAACTCTCGCCAGACACGGCAATGGCGCACCACGGACTCGCTTATCTCTATGGGCAACACAGTCGCAACTTAGAAAAAGCGGTCGAATTGGCACGCCACGCCACAGAATTATCACCCAATTCTGCCCCATATCATAACACCTTATCGTGGTTATATTACAAGGTCGGAAGATACAAAGAAGCAGAAATGGCAATTTTAAAAGCGGTTGAACTCGCACCGGATAACCCGCTTTATCAAGAAGGTTTGGCGGAAATCCGACAGCGCGAGAAATAATACCGATTGTTAGGGAAGTTCCTTGAGTTTCCCCCATACTGTCGTCAACTTACTATCAGGTTCCACTGCCAACAAGCCGGTTGCGCTCTCAAGCCCATCTTCCATGATCGTTTTGATGTCGTCCCCTTCAAGTGGAACGTTGAAGAGTGCGACCTCATCAAGCAAACCTTCGCACTGGTGTCCACCGTTTGAACCGTCACCAATCCGCATCCGACCCGGTTCCGCATCAAGACTCGGTTTTGCGTAGGGTTGCTTACCGACCTCTTCGCCATCGGTGTAGATAACCAAACCGGTTTTTTCACCGATAACTCCCGCGAGATGGTGCCACCCATCGTCTGTAATAATGGGACCACCAATCGGCCCTCCCCATGCACCAGGCGCCCCTTTCG is a window encoding:
- a CDS encoding tetratricopeptide repeat protein, with translation MHNLTDYATKVATWVITLCLCVLNGHFAIAQNAYELGATALQQGDYAEAVRYFTDAGKDEKTLARLGYTYSQLGRYADAARAYQDVLRFDTDEERSLEAEVAASQALLGLGYIAYRQGRFDEAMRYYMELVQRGTAGVVEAHHNLGRIYAERGEIENAIAEQRQAVKGNPEFADAHYHLGILYSRKQEWGAAIEVYQKAVALAPTMPNVHYQLARCYRQIGDTLAAEAAMQRFHDLKSTDVEIQRGVEAVFVADADEKAEVLLRLANVYVKHEKYEAAVRAFERVHNYSTSDIHAAQVSAGLAKIALDQGDAAQAIVRYERAVQLGLETAEIYHNLGIVYMQSRDGENALKRFHSALEINADLPESLLMLGVLYAANSDFEASETYYQQAIELSPDTAMAHHGLAYLYGQHSRNLEKAVELARHATELSPNSAPYHNTLSWLYYKVGRYKEAEMAILKAVELAPDNPLYQEGLAEIRQREK